The Sphingomonas carotinifaciens genomic sequence TCGAACAGCTTGCCACTGTCGATCACCCGCAACCCGTCGATCACGTCCAGCAACTGCACCGCCGCGCGCCCGGTGTCGAACAGCCGCCCCGCCTGGACATTGGCCTGAAAGGGCCTGGACAATGCGGTATCCACGGTGCCGGGGTGCAGCGCGACCACGATGGAGCGGTCGTTGCGTCGCTTCTCCTCGACGGAGGCGGTGCGCACCAGCTGGTTCAGCGCCGCCTTGGAGGCGCGGTACCCATACCATCCGCCCAGCCGGTTGTCGGAGATCGAGCCGACACGGGCGGAGAGGGCGGCAAACACGGTGCGCCCGGTCCGCGGCATCAGCGGCAGGAAATGCTTGGCGACCAGCGCGGGGCCGATCGCGTTGACCGCGAATTGCCGGTGCAGCCAGGCGGGATCGAGGTGCGCGATGCTCTTCTCGGGACTCCGTTCGCTCGCGTGCAGCAGGCCGGTCGCGACGATCACCAGATCGGGCGCGGTGGAGAGCGAAGCCGCCGCTGCCGCGATGCTGGCCTCGTCCTCCAGGTCGATATGATCCGCACCGGCAAAGGACCGCGCAAAGCCGCGGGTTGCGATATTCTCGTCGCGAAGCGCCTCGACCAGCGCGGCACCGATCCCGCCGGATGCGCCGATCACCACGGCCTGTTTCGCGCTCATCGCCGGAAGGTCCACTGGTCGGCGCTGCTCGCGGCCGCGTCATAGGCATAGCCATCGGCATCGAAGCCGCGCATCGCGTCGGTGTCGGTCACCCGGTGCTCGACCAGCCAGCGTGCCATCAGCCCGCGCGCCTTCTTGGCGTGGAAGCTGACGAAACGGTCGCCTTCGCGGAAATCCACCGCGATCACGCGGATGTCGGCGGGCAGGCGGCCCTTGACCGCATGCCAATATTCCTGGCTTGCCAGATTCAGCACCGTTCCCGATCCTTCCGCCGCCACATCCTCGTCCAGCAGGGTCGCGATCCGGTCCCCCCACCATTCGGTCAGCTTCGTGCCCTCCGGTGCCCAGCGCGTTCCCATTTCCAGCCGGTACGGCCGCATCGCATCCAGTGGGCGCAGCAGGCCATACAGGCCCGACAGCATCCGCAGATGATCCTGGGCGAACGCCACCTGCGCCTCGTCCAGCGTATAGGCGTCCAGCCCCGCATAGACGTCGCCGGCAAAGGCGAACATTGCCGGGCGCTCCGGCGCGTCCGCAAACCCGGCGAAACGCTGCGCGTTCAGCGTCGCCAGTGCCGGGGAGATGCGCATCAGGGTGCCCAGCGCCTCGGCCCCCAGCTTTGCGGCAGCAGCGGCCAGTGTCTGTGCTTCCCCGGCAAGGCGCGGATGGGTGCGGGTATCGACGGGCAGCGGGGTGTCGTAATCGAGCGTCTTGGCGGGCGAAATAACGGCAATCATGGTGAAAGCGGCGCTACAGGCGGGAGCTTCGCTATTCAATCCGCGTTCAGCGTTCGATTGGCAAAAGGGGGTGGTTCGCTTGAATGGGTGGGCGGCTGCCCCTAGAAGCGCCCTAACCCTTTTCCACGCGCAAGATGCTCAACAGGAGAGATTCCGCATGAAGATGTTCTCGAAGCTGGCACTGATGGCGGTGCTTGCCACGGGCGTCAGCACGATTGCCGTCACCGCACCGGTGGCCGCTGCCCAGAAGAACAAGAAGGAAGAAGCCGGCGGCCTGAAGCTCAGCCCGGATGCCCTGAAGGCCGCGCAGACCGCGCAGCCGCTGCTCCAGGCCAAGGACTATGCCGCGGCAGAGCCGGCGGTCGCCGCCGTCGAGGCCGCGGCCAAGACCGAGGACGACAAGTATATCGCCGCCGCGCTCCGCTACGATCTGGAATCGGGCAAGCTTTACGGCGCGCAGGCCGCCAATCCCAACGCGCCGCTCGACGAAACGGTGCTGGCCAAGCCGCTCGACACGCTGATCGCCAACGCCTCGACCCCGCCGGCCGACAAGGCGCGCTATGCGTTCCGTCGCGGTGCGCTCGCCTATAACGGCAAGCAGTATCCGGTCGCCTTGCAGATGTTCCAGCAGGCCAAGCAGCTCGGCTACAACGATCCGCAAATGCCGCTCCTGATGGTCAAGGCCAAGATGGAGACCGGCGACGTGGCGGGCGCCAATGCCGATCTGGATGCCGCGATCCAGCAGATCAACGCGTCGGGCCAGAAGGCGCCGGAGGATTATTACCGCTACGCCATCGCGCGTTCGAACCAGCGCAAGATGGTACCGGAAACGCTTGGCTGGATGCGCAAGTGGATCGCTGCCTATCCGACGTCGAAGAACTGGCGTGACGCGCTGGTGATCTATGGCCTCCAGCCCGGCTCGCTCGCCACGCTGGACAAGAACCAGAAGATCGACCTGTTCCGCCTGATGCGCACCTCCAAGTCGCTCGCCGACCAGAACGACTATCTGGAATATGCCCAGAACGTGTCGGAAAAGGGCCTGCCGGCAGAGGCGGAGGCGGTGCTGCGCGAAGGCACCGCATCGGGCAAGATCCCGGCCGGCAACAGCGCGGCCAAGGCGATGCTGGCGGACTCTGCGGCCAAGGCCAAGGCGGAAGGATCGCTGGCCCCGACCGAGAAGAAGGCACTGGCCGCGGCCGACGGCAAGCTCGCCGCGGTCACCGGTGAGGCCTATTACGGGCAGGGCAACTATGCCAAGGCGGTCGAGCTGTACCGCGCCGCGCTGCAAAAGGGCGGCGTGAACGCCGACGAGGTCAACACCCGCCTCGGCATCGCGCTGGCAGCACAGGGCAACAAGGCCGAAGCCAAGGCCGCCTTTGCCAACGTCAAGGGCGCACCCCGCGCCGACCTGGCCGGCTTCTGGACGACCTGGCTGGACTCGCAGGCCGCCTGATCAGGCAGCCGGCAACGAAGAAGGGGCGGTCCTCGCGGGCCGCCCCTTTTTGTTTCTGGGGTGTGGTGAGGCGAAGCCTCACACATCTAGGGTCGAATTCGATCAGACGTGGTTGCGCTCACCCTTCGCCGCCTTCAGCGTCTTTTCCCTCTCCCGATGCTGGAGGGCGCGGCGCAGCCGCGGAAGGGTGAGGGTGACCAAAGGCGATCGAAATCCACTCTGATCCGTTCGTGCTGAGCGAAGTCGAAGCACATCCCCCGCGGCTCACCCAGGGGTCGATCAATCGCGTGACAAGCGCCCTTAAGTCCGTTCGTCTCGAGTACTGTCGAGTAGCAGCAAAGCTGCGTATCGAGATGAACAGGTAAACATGCTCCCAGCATGTTCAGGATCGTCCGGGGGGCGATCCGACCTGTTCATCGTATCGAGAGACAGGCCCCCCGCGCCTCAATCCACCGTGACCGGGATCCCCGAAACCTGCTTGGCGGTACGGATCGTCAGCGACGTCTTGACGCTCGCCACATTGGGGGCCGGCGTCAGGTGCGTCGTCAAAATTTCCTGAAAGCTCTTCAGGTCTGACGCGACGATCTTCAGAATGAAGTCGATCTCACCGTTCAGCATGTGACATTCGCGAACCTCGGGTATGCCTGCGACGTGATTCTCGAACGCGGCCAGATCATGCTCGGCCTGGCTGCGCAGCGACACCATCGCGAAGACGGTGATCGGGAAGCCCAGTCGCGCCGCATCCAGATCGGCATGATAGCCGCGGATCGCCCCGGCTTCCTCCAGCGCGCGAACCCGGCGCAGGCAGGGCGGGGCGGTCAGTCCGACGCGTTCGGCCAGGTCGACATTGGTCATCCGCCCATCATCTTGCAGCAAAGCCAGGATTTGCCGGTCGATGCGATCAAAGGCCATTACGCGAAACTCCACATATACTCGTCATTCCCAATCCATAGGAACGCCGATACATAAGAAAATTGCGGGCAAACGCAATTGTCCCACATTGCGACGTGCTTATTTTGAGCCTTTGCACCCGGCACCGGACGTGCGTAAGGACGGAAGTATCGGTGCTGCGCTCGGCAGTCCGGCCAAGGGGTTAGCACGTGCGGTTCGATGACAGCCTGAAGACGGTTCTTTCCGCCGAAACGGCGACCGGATTCGGCGCGCAATCGTCATGGCGCCAGTTGGTCGACCTGATCGGCCGTGGCCGCGTTCCCGCCGACGATGCCGCGATCGAGCGTCTGCGCACGCTGCGCCCGCATGTGCCCGACGCGGTGCGGGCCGCCAGCGCGCGCGCGCTGGCCCTGACGACGCCCCCGATTGCCCTGGTCGCCTTCTTCGCACAGGACCTGCCCGCCATCACCGGCCCAGTGTTGCGCACCGTGACGCTGGATGACGGGGACTGGCTTGCCCTGCTGCCCCGGCTGACGCCGGCGGGCCGCTCGGTCCTGCGCCATCGCCGCGACCTGTCGCAGGCGGTGCGCCGCGGGCTGGAAAGCTTCGGGCCGACCGATTTCGTCCTGCCCTATCAGCCGGTGGAGGCGCCCGCGGCCGCTGCGGCCACGGCTCCTGCTCCGGCGGCTATATCCGCTCCGTTCCCGGATCCCGCCACCCCCCGTTCGGACAGTTCGTTCGTGGCGCTCGGCGATGTTGCCCGCGATCTGCCGCTCATCGCCCGCGCCCGGCTCCACGCCGATACGCAGGCGCCGCTCGGTGCCGATCCGTTGCCCGAGCCGGCGGGGCCGCCGCAACGCTTCGAAATTGCCGATCTTGTTGCCCGCATCGACGCTTTCAACCGTCAGCGCGAAGCGGAGCCGCGCGTGGCGCCGCCGCCGCTTCCCGAAGAACCCGAGCAGGATCGCTTCCGGTTCGAAACCGATGCGCAGGGCGTCATCCGCTGGGTCGACGGCGTCGCGCGCGCAGCACTGGTCGGTGCCAGCTTCGCACTCGCCAGTGCGCAGGGCCATGTGCAGTTCGACGGCGTCGCCACGGGTGCGTTCCGGCGGCGTTCCGCCTTTCGCGACGCGCGGTTACAGGTTGGCGGCCGCTCCGACGCCGCCGGCTCCTGGCGCGTCTCGGGCGTCCCCTCCTTCGACCCCCTCACCGGACGCTTCCTCGGCCTCCAGGGCACCGCCCGCCGCCCCCGCCCCGACGAATGCACCGCGCCCACATCCCCGGCCACTGCCTCAGACTCCCTGCGCCAACTCGTCCACGAACTCCGCACCCCCACCAACGCCGTCGCCGGCTTCGCCGAGTTGATCGAAAGCGAATTGCTGGGCCCGGTGTCGGCCGTCTACCGTGCGCGTGCAGCCGAGATCCGGCAACTGGCCGGCGATCTGCTGGCGGCGGTTGAGGATCTGGACACGGCCGCACGTATCGAGGGACATGCGCTGGACCTGCGGCCCAGCGTCGTTCCGGTGTATCCCTTGCTGAACCGGATCATGGCTGATCTGGCGCCGTTGGCGGGGTTGCGGCATTGTGAGGTGGTGCTGGACGGGGCGGATGCCCGACTAGCGGTCGCGGCGGATGATCGGGCGGTGGAGCGGTTGGTGGCGCGTCTGATGGCGGCGCTGGTGTCGGCGTGCGTGATCGGGGAGCGGATCGGGATCGTGGCGGCGGATGCGGGCGACGGGGCGGTGGCGATCACGATCGACCGGCCGATCGCGCTGCCGGTCGACGGTGATGCGTCGCTGCTGTCGCTTGATGCGGCTCCGGAGGAGAGCGAGGGCGAGGGCGGGCCGTTGCTGGGCACCGGTTTCGCGCTGCGTCTGGCGCAGAAGCTGGCGGCGGAGATGGGGGGCGGGCTGATGATCGGGACGCACCGGTTGACGCTGCGTCTGCCGGCGGCGGTGGCGGAGCGCCCGATGGAGCAGGCCTCGACGCTGTAGGCGGCCCAGGTGCGCGGCCCCTTTCGCATGCCGGCCGTGGAGCGGGGCGAACGGGTGCGCTGGTTAGCCGATTTCGGCCGGCGTTTCATGGTCTTCGTCGATGTCGAGGAGGAGTTCGACTGGGCGGCGCCGTTCACCCGGTCAGACTATACGACGACCGCCATCCGCGCCCTTCCGGCGGCACATCGGCGATTTGCCGATGCTGGCGTGGCCCTGACCTTGATGGTCGATGCGCCGATGGCGGCCGATCCCCAAGCCGTCGCGATTTTGCGCAACGTGGCGGGTGACGGCCGCTCGACGATCGGGGCGCAGCTTCATGGATGGGTGACGCCGCCGTTCGAGGAAGCCGTCGGTGTGCGGAACAGCTATGCCGGCAATCTGCCGCCCGCGCTGGAGGCAGCGAAGATCGATCATCTGACCCACGCGCTGGCCGAGGCGTTCGGGAAGCCGCCGATTGCCTTTCGCTCGGGTCGATATGGCCTGGGGCCATCCACCCTGGGGATGCTGGCGGCGCGGGGATACCGGATCGACAGTTCGGTACGCGCCTATCACGATTACAGTGACCGCCATGGGCCGGACTTCGCTGCGATCGGCCCCGCCGCCTTTGTCCGCGACGGCATGCTGGAACTGCCGCTGAGCACCGCATTCATCGGCGCGGCGCGCAGTCAGGGTCCGTGGATCTATCCGAAGCTCGCACGTCTGCCGCTCGTCCTGGGGGGCATGGCACGGAGCGGCATGATGTCGCGTATCGCCCTGACCCCGGAGGGGATGCCGGTGGCTGCGGTTATCGCCGCGATCGACGCCCTGCTTGCCGGGGGCGAGCAGTTGCTGGTCTTTTCATTCCATTCGCCGTCGCTTGTTCCCGGACACACGCCCTATGTGCGTGATGCGCGTGACCTGTCGGCGTTTTGGGAATGGTGGGAGATGATCCTGGACCATCTGGCAGAAAGACGGGTCGTGGCGGCCAGTCTGGCGGACGTTCTCACGTCGCCGGATCGACGCCCGGCGGGGGCGGATCGGACAGGGGCGGGCTAGAGCAACCGGGCCGGAAGTCTCCCGGCCCGGCGTATTGGTCTTAGTTGCTGTCCGAATCGTCGTCGCTGCGGACGATATCGATCACCGGAATGGCAACGATGCCAGCCAGCAGAACCGCGGCGAGGATGCCGCCGCCGCCGAGCTTGTTGCTCTTGGCCGAAGGAGTGCCTGCACGTGCCTTGCCGACCGACAGCTTGGCAGCGGGATTTGCCGGGGCAGCCGCTGCGACAACCGGCGTTGCGATCATCGACAGAGCCATGGCCGAACCGATAAGCTTCTTCATACTGGAACTCCCTTTTTTGCGCAGTGCGCGCCCGCCCGGTAAACTGACGAGCGCGTACAGTGTTCCTGCAAATCATTAAAAAAACAATGTGGGATGCAGAAATGGCATTAAATCCTTTTATTCGTGATCATTACCCGACAAGGATTGTCCATGTCCGACGCCAAGTGAGAGTGACACCAGACTGCCGCCAGCGATGTTGCCGATCGTGCTGACAACGAGGTTCGATGCAATCGCCACAGTGCCTCCGCTCATGCCGGCCATCAGGCCGATGGGGATCAGCGACATGTTGGCAACCGAATGCTCGAACCCGGCGGCCACGAAGATTGTCACCGGCCCGATGATCGCCAATATCTTTGCCGGAATGCTGCCAGCGGACATCGCCATCCAGACCGCCAGACAGACGAGGATGTTGGCCAGCACGCCCGAGGCGAAGATCGTGACCGGCGCCTTATCGAGCTTGTCCTGAGCCACCCGGACCGCCGCCTCGCCGACATGGCCCTCCAGTCCCTCCAGCCCGCCTGCTGCGGTGAAGAGCGCCGCCAGCACGACACTGCCGACCAGATTGCCTGTCCAGGCGACGACCCAGGCGGTGAACAATCGCCGGCCGGTGAGCCGGTGCATGGCGGCGGGCAGGGTGAACATGGTGTTGCCGGTGAACAATTCCGCACCGGTCAGCATCACCAGGATCAGGCCGACGGAAAAGGCAGCTCCGGACAGAAGCTGGGCCCCGCCGGTCATCGGATACGCATTGGCCTGCACAATCAGAAAGGCGATCGAGCCGAAGCCGATGAACATTCCCGCCAGCATCGCCAGCACCATCATCCGAGCCCATGGTAGTTCCGCCTTGTCGGCAAGGGCGTCGGGCGCGGCTTGCGCGATATTCGCGCCGGTCGGATCGTTCATGCGCTCGCCTTTCGCGTATCCACCCATAGATGCTTGACCATCACCCAGGCCGCGACCGTCAATGGACCGCCGATCAGGATGCCGACCACGCCGAACAGGCCGCCGGCGATGAACAAGGCGAACAGCGTTACCGCCGGCGGGATCGACACCGCGTATCGCATGACCAGCGGCGCCATCGCGTTGCCCTCGATCTGTTGCCAGACAACGAAGAAGCCGACCGTCCAGGCAAAGCTCTCGACCCCGAGGGTCAGGGCAAGCAGGCAGGCCGGAATGGCGCCCAGAAAGGGACCGACCAGCGGGATGAATTCCAGCAGCCCGGCGACGATCGCCAGTGCCAGCGCGGACGGCACCCCGATAACGCTGAGGCCGATCAGGACGGCCGTGAAGGTTGCCGCCATCGACACCAGTTGACCCAGCAACCAGTTGCGCAGCGCCCTGGCAGTCGCGTCGGATGCCTCACCCACGGGGCCTTGGGCGCTGTGCGGAAGCATCGCCAGCATGCCGCGCCGGTAACTGTCCGGGTCGGCCGCCAGATAGATGCCGCCAAGGATGGCGAGGATCAGGCCGGAAACCGCGCTCGATGCCACGGCCAACGCGGATTGCACCATCGAGGCGAGGGTGGACCCGTCGGGCATGGCGGTGTTCATCACCGACCTGACCCGGTCCTCGCCGATCCACTGCGCGAACCGCTGCCATGCGGCCGGCAGGCTGTCACCCAGCTTGCCGAGCTGGCTGCCGATCTCCCGACCGAACAGCATGGTGCCCCCGGCAAGCACCGCGATGATCACCAGCCCTGCGAGGATCAGGGCGATACTGCGCGGCAAACGGACGATGCGGCAGAGGGCGGCCGCCGCGGCGTGCAGGATGACCGCGACCAGAATGGCCGCGAAGACCAGCAGCACGATGTCGTGTAGCCACCACAGAAGCAACGCCAACGCCGCAAGGGCGATCGCCACAACGGTCCGCAACGCAAAATCGGCAACCATCTGCTGGCGATCGGATGGTGGGGGCGGCCGGTCGGGAATGTTCATCAACCTTTCTCACCGTCCCGTAGCGTGACGTGCGCAAGTCTGCCGGTGTCGCGCATGGCCCTTGCAATGGCCGGGTTGGCGTTGATTGCAGTGTCTGGAGGCCATAAAACCGAATGGTAACGGGAAAGGTCCGCAACGGTTCTCCCGTTCGGTCCGAGCGCCTGTTTGCCTATATGGTGAAGGCGGTTCGGGCGGCACCCTAATGCGGGAAGGTCTGAAGGTTTCCGCGTGCGTGGAAAACAATGCAGCTATCATCCTTTTGCGGGATCGCTGCCGCTTGACAGTTCTGATCGCCACTAATTAAAGCAAATCGCGATAAGAATGGTCGAACCGATCACGTTCCAAAGGGAGGATGACTTCATGTCCAGTAAGGTGGCACCACTTCGCTTCGTCATGCTGGCTGCGGCCTCGCCGATTGCGATGACGGCATTGCTGGGATCGGCATCCGCACAGACCGCCGGTGGTGCGATCGAGGCGACGACCACGTCGCAGGACCCGGTCGCCGCGCCGACCCAGTCCGACGACAGTGCACCGGACATCGTCGTCACCGGCATTCGTGCGTCGCAGGCACGCTCGATCGAGGTGAAGCGCAACGCCGACAGCGTGGTCGAGGCGATCAGCGCGCAGGATATCGGCAAGCTGCCCGACGTCACCATCTCGGACTCGTTGCAGCGCATCCCCGGCGTGCAGATCCGCCGCGAGGCGGGTGAAGGCGGCGCGATCAACATCCGCGGCCTGCCGCAGGTGACGACGCTGTTCAACGGCGAGGAATTCCTCGGCGCCAATTCGGTCACCACGGTTCAACCGAACTTCAACGACATTCCCTCGCAGCTCTTCTCGGGCGCGACCGTGTTCAAGACGCCGACGGCGTCGCTGCAACAGGCGGGGTTGTCGGGCACGGTCGACCTGCTGACCAGGCGGCCGTTCGACATGAAGCCGGGGCTGACGGTCGCGGCGGCGGCCGAGGCGCAGTATGGTGACCGGACGGAGAAGTTCAATCCGTCGGTCAATGGCCTGATCTCGTACAATTCGGGTCGCTTCGGCCTGCTCGCCTCGGCCGCCTATAGTGACCTGACGCTGGCGAACTCGTTCCGCGGCATCCAGGATTTCGGCGTGATGCTGCGCAACGAAGGCGGCAGCGCGACCAATCCGGGCGACTTCGCAGTCGGCCGCAACGGTGTCAGCCGTGGTACGCCGGTGCGCAATGCGGCAGGCGCGATCACCGGTTTCGACGTGAACGGCGATGGCGATGCCAACGACTCCTTCATCACGCCGCAGAACCACAATGCGTGGAACCGGATCACCAGCCGCAAGCGCTTCGGCGCCAACGCGTCGCTGCAGTTCGAGGTCAACGACGCGCTGCGCCTGACCGCCGACGGCTTCTACACCAAGCAGACGCAGTATGACCGGCTGTCCGGCCTGGCGTTCAACGCGATCGACTGGATGTCGTCGCCCTATCTGCCGACGCAGTCGCGCGACACCGGCGCGGTCGATCGCAACGGCTACAACATCAACACCGTGCAGACCTATCTGTACGATCTCGCCAATGTCGAAGCCTATTCGGAGAACCGCAAGACGGTGGGCGAGTCGCAGAACTACAATCTGCAACTCGACTGGAAGCCGAGCGACTCCTTCTCCGCCACCGTTCGCGGCATCTATGGCAAGGCGACGCAGCGCATCGACAATGGCTATGCCACCTTCGTCCTCGGCAACGGGTCGCAATGGGGCTATAACGGCATCGGCAACTATCCGACCGGCGACGTCGCGTTCAACCCCGGCGGCTATCAGGCCTACAGCCAGCAGGCGACGATCGACTATAGCAGCGGCCAGCCGGTCTTCACCTATCCGGCCTCGTTCCTGTCGCAGGTCGAGGACCCGTCGCGCTATGGCTTCAAGACCATGTCGTCGGAAAACAACTTCCGGCGCCAGGGCGACATCTGGGCGCTGCGCGCCGATGCGCAGTGGAGCCCGACCGACCAGATCAAGGTGAAGTTCGGCGGC encodes the following:
- a CDS encoding SDR family NAD(P)-dependent oxidoreductase; the protein is MSAKQAVVIGASGGIGAALVEALRDENIATRGFARSFAGADHIDLEDEASIAAAAASLSTAPDLVIVATGLLHASERSPEKSIAHLDPAWLHRQFAVNAIGPALVAKHFLPLMPRTGRTVFAALSARVGSISDNRLGGWYGYRASKAALNQLVRTASVEEKRRNDRSIVVALHPGTVDTALSRPFQANVQAGRLFDTGRAAVQLLDVIDGLRVIDSGKLFDWEGKEVSP
- the yaaA gene encoding peroxide stress protein YaaA, whose amino-acid sequence is MIAVISPAKTLDYDTPLPVDTRTHPRLAGEAQTLAAAAAKLGAEALGTLMRISPALATLNAQRFAGFADAPERPAMFAFAGDVYAGLDAYTLDEAQVAFAQDHLRMLSGLYGLLRPLDAMRPYRLEMGTRWAPEGTKLTEWWGDRIATLLDEDVAAEGSGTVLNLASQEYWHAVKGRLPADIRVIAVDFREGDRFVSFHAKKARGLMARWLVEHRVTDTDAMRGFDADGYAYDAAASSADQWTFRR
- a CDS encoding Lrp/AsnC family transcriptional regulator encodes the protein MAFDRIDRQILALLQDDGRMTNVDLAERVGLTAPPCLRRVRALEEAGAIRGYHADLDAARLGFPITVFAMVSLRSQAEHDLAAFENHVAGIPEVRECHMLNGEIDFILKIVASDLKSFQEILTTHLTPAPNVASVKTSLTIRTAKQVSGIPVTVD
- a CDS encoding sensor histidine kinase translates to MRFDDSLKTVLSAETATGFGAQSSWRQLVDLIGRGRVPADDAAIERLRTLRPHVPDAVRAASARALALTTPPIALVAFFAQDLPAITGPVLRTVTLDDGDWLALLPRLTPAGRSVLRHRRDLSQAVRRGLESFGPTDFVLPYQPVEAPAAAAATAPAPAAISAPFPDPATPRSDSSFVALGDVARDLPLIARARLHADTQAPLGADPLPEPAGPPQRFEIADLVARIDAFNRQREAEPRVAPPPLPEEPEQDRFRFETDAQGVIRWVDGVARAALVGASFALASAQGHVQFDGVATGAFRRRSAFRDARLQVGGRSDAAGSWRVSGVPSFDPLTGRFLGLQGTARRPRPDECTAPTSPATASDSLRQLVHELRTPTNAVAGFAELIESELLGPVSAVYRARAAEIRQLAGDLLAAVEDLDTAARIEGHALDLRPSVVPVYPLLNRIMADLAPLAGLRHCEVVLDGADARLAVAADDRAVERLVARLMAALVSACVIGERIGIVAADAGDGAVAITIDRPIALPVDGDASLLSLDAAPEESEGEGGPLLGTGFALRLAQKLAAEMGGGLMIGTHRLTLRLPAAVAERPMEQASTL
- a CDS encoding polysaccharide deacetylase family protein, translating into MRGPFRMPAVERGERVRWLADFGRRFMVFVDVEEEFDWAAPFTRSDYTTTAIRALPAAHRRFADAGVALTLMVDAPMAADPQAVAILRNVAGDGRSTIGAQLHGWVTPPFEEAVGVRNSYAGNLPPALEAAKIDHLTHALAEAFGKPPIAFRSGRYGLGPSTLGMLAARGYRIDSSVRAYHDYSDRHGPDFAAIGPAAFVRDGMLELPLSTAFIGAARSQGPWIYPKLARLPLVLGGMARSGMMSRIALTPEGMPVAAVIAAIDALLAGGEQLLVFSFHSPSLVPGHTPYVRDARDLSAFWEWWEMILDHLAERRVVAASLADVLTSPDRRPAGADRTGAG
- a CDS encoding formate/nitrite transporter family protein, with amino-acid sequence MNDPTGANIAQAAPDALADKAELPWARMMVLAMLAGMFIGFGSIAFLIVQANAYPMTGGAQLLSGAAFSVGLILVMLTGAELFTGNTMFTLPAAMHRLTGRRLFTAWVVAWTGNLVGSVVLAALFTAAGGLEGLEGHVGEAAVRVAQDKLDKAPVTIFASGVLANILVCLAVWMAMSAGSIPAKILAIIGPVTIFVAAGFEHSVANMSLIPIGLMAGMSGGTVAIASNLVVSTIGNIAGGSLVSLSLGVGHGQSLSGNDHE
- a CDS encoding AI-2E family transporter — protein: MNIPDRPPPPSDRQQMVADFALRTVVAIALAALALLLWWLHDIVLLVFAAILVAVILHAAAAALCRIVRLPRSIALILAGLVIIAVLAGGTMLFGREIGSQLGKLGDSLPAAWQRFAQWIGEDRVRSVMNTAMPDGSTLASMVQSALAVASSAVSGLILAILGGIYLAADPDSYRRGMLAMLPHSAQGPVGEASDATARALRNWLLGQLVSMAATFTAVLIGLSVIGVPSALALAIVAGLLEFIPLVGPFLGAIPACLLALTLGVESFAWTVGFFVVWQQIEGNAMAPLVMRYAVSIPPAVTLFALFIAGGLFGVVGILIGGPLTVAAWVMVKHLWVDTRKASA
- a CDS encoding TonB-dependent receptor, encoding MSSKVAPLRFVMLAAASPIAMTALLGSASAQTAGGAIEATTTSQDPVAAPTQSDDSAPDIVVTGIRASQARSIEVKRNADSVVEAISAQDIGKLPDVTISDSLQRIPGVQIRREAGEGGAINIRGLPQVTTLFNGEEFLGANSVTTVQPNFNDIPSQLFSGATVFKTPTASLQQAGLSGTVDLLTRRPFDMKPGLTVAAAAEAQYGDRTEKFNPSVNGLISYNSGRFGLLASAAYSDLTLANSFRGIQDFGVMLRNEGGSATNPGDFAVGRNGVSRGTPVRNAAGAITGFDVNGDGDANDSFITPQNHNAWNRITSRKRFGANASLQFEVNDALRLTADGFYTKQTQYDRLSGLAFNAIDWMSSPYLPTQSRDTGAVDRNGYNINTVQTYLYDLANVEAYSENRKTVGESQNYNLQLDWKPSDSFSATVRGIYGKATQRIDNGYATFVLGNGSQWGYNGIGNYPTGDVAFNPGGYQAYSQQATIDYSSGQPVFTYPASFLSQVEDPSRYGFKTMSSENNFRRQGDIWALRADAQWSPTDQIKVKFGGRYSERSVSQYNFERVAPLYAGNTDNPANPAGGCLVKWLAIDVNLADGACRVADSAGLPYTAGFAAQANDPRFAEILKRVSLPASGAPQVYTIDPKALDNPAAFIGNFYPGLRENVNPANSFDIDLRQASGYAEVSGEGELLGLPYRANGGLRIVNTRFTVRQNIVGLPQPYGVSGQDAGDILTRREFTDFLPAFNIAFDLTEKLRLRGSYAKTMTLLNFDQWGGALNVNYAINTSITPSRFEAQSASLGGNPQLNPWRADNVEASLEYYTGRSSLVAIGAFHIAVDSFIANATVFRNDIPDNDGVIRREVPVSTSVQGDGGTLKGIEVSARQSLADYGVNGLFGGFGVDANYTLSLGETGRVDLAGNKQPFQDNSKHQVNAALWYEQYGFQARVAYNYRSKRLVSSDYGGISGLAQYQQPTNYLDASVSYDILPYLTIYGQASNLTGETERYYLTWKDQVFNENIYERRFIAGVRARF